ATTCAGAGTGGTAAGCTTTAAAATACACGTGTGCATGTTCAAGCTTTCTTTGACGCATAACCCATGTCAGAATGGGAATTCGGCAAGATACTTTGACAAGTATCCCAGATTCTGTTTCGAATTCACATTTTTAAACTCTTTTCAAGCATGACTCTATATTAAAGCATTATCAGAGGAGACAACCTCTTTCAATGACACTAACGCTCCTCGAGAGACCtaaccgtctcaacgtagtaataCTGGCATAATTTGTATTTATTAGTATTTAGATAATACTTCTATGCGAGCTCTTACTCAGCTAACCGCTTACTACACACCCGCGAGGGTCACCAAGCAGCTTATCTgtgaataatatttttaatcACTATATCCGTTACTTTGCCTGAAACAAAAAGTAAAGTTCTAGCACTGCCGGAAGTTTCATCATAAAAATCAACATCAAACGTCGTCAAGCTCAGACCAAGTCCAAAATAATTGGACTCGTTCACAGCGCGCAGATAAAACAGTAGCGACAGAACTGACAACCGTTGACAACGCGGGCCGGATGATGACGGACCGCATCCAGAATTGAcgtaaatttaatatttatggaAATGCAAAATAGCTCTCAGCGGTTCTTGCCTAGTGGGAGATCATACAACATGATGGATCGTTCGTCTTGGTCTGTGGATGAGACAGACCAAGGGAGATGGGATGGGAGATTGACGAGTTTCATGTCTCTAATCCTATTGCATAAAGCGTTTCCACTTCCACTTCCCCCATTCAAGATAGCTATTGTTTCCCAAGCATAAGATTTTTTAAGACCAAGATGTTAACCCCTTCAATTCCACGCCATGAAGAATAAAAATTTTGGCTACACACTTATGTACCGAGTATGGTCAAGCATGCAGAGCACGAGTATGCTTTGGCTCAATAAAAAATTCAAGACGAAACACGGTTCAAATGGGACAATTCAGGGAACCTATATAGCACGGTTTTATTATGTCTCATGTGAGAATGTAATTCGCTACGCGTTCTTTCATTCCAACTAAGCACATGAAGACATGAAATGAAATGCTGACGAGATGCGTTCGATAATGAAAAACTACTCCAGCGTTATTTAAGTTTGTGTAATGTCAGTGTGTCTCTGGCTCGGTAGTGTAAAAATTAAGTGAAAAAGCCAGAACTGTAAATTGCCAAGCTATAAAGAATACGACATGTTGGAAATTAATTTGGACACTTTGATTGATACAACTGATTAGATCGTGTTTTAAAATCATTAACGCTTTATTCGTTGAGACTTGGTCGTTCTGTCTTCCAGAAAATATAACCTCACACCAGCTGGATATCCCATTGTTTACCATAGGCTATTCGAAAGAACTATTCTATCTGAAATGCAAACAGACAATGATACAATTGCGGATACAAATTTTATGAAAACATGTGGGTATCTTTTTTGTTGACAATATTTTACGCATTTACTAATCCAGCGGCTTGAACGGTGATCGTTTGCTCGTTTTATTTTCCCAGATGCCACTGCGAGAAATCCTATTCCCGTTCTATTCTACCAACAACCCAACTGTTacttacatttcatttttcttgcttGACAGACAGGCACTTGAAGAAATGAAACATAATCTTCTTTCCGCGGTAGAATCGCTTACTTGCGTGTGCTGGAGGCATCTGTTCCCCATCTCGATCAAATGGTTCATGATAAAATTTCTCGTAAAAAATTTAAGCGAGGCTAtataattcatacaaattcaaggCAAACATATCTTTTCCAGAGATGTATGAAAGTATAGTTCACTTTCCCCGCAACTGTCGCATTTTGTTGCCTGTATTTTGGAATTTCAATTAAAACGTATCTGTGTGTATTTCTTTGATTCAATCCTTTGTGGGTTTAAAAACGTTGATCATTGAGGTAACTTAGCATACTTGCAACCAGTCGTCAgaatgcaacgcggtgctgatgtgcaacAAGTCtgcattcaaatgaaaaaaaaaaatctaaaaaaaactaactcgaaaactataagacctacagaATTTTGATCAAATAAATTAATGTCTAGATTTTCGTTTGAAAACATCAAAAGCAATTGgaataaaagttttttattattttcagaacaattttttttatgtaattttctttaaacatttttttgataCTATTTCAAGAAAAGTTtagcaatttcctacatttgtactttttgtagatcttaaagtttttagttagattttttttgtaaaaaaatggtcaacatttttatactcacaaagtttcactgtaatatgtgatggtgctgccaactcctgagacgagttggcatgaataCTGTAATCCAATTTAATTTGTCTATTTGAATTCCCAGATTTGCATTAAATTGTATCAGAAAAAAAGTGCATCGTTCCACTCTCAACTTAAGCAGGAAAGTATCTACTACCCAATCCCATTACTTCTGCTACTATCTCCTCGTGCAATCTACGTTTCTTTGCATAATCATATTATCACTCTTGTCCTGGCAGCATAAATGCGGTGAAACTCTTCTACAACCCAAAACAGTTTAATTCAGACCAATGAGCTGTTCAAAAATTGGATATGCCAACCGAGTTGAAAATGCTGTTCACAGAGAATATTTATTCGAATATACATACTTTCTTAAAGGAGCCCGTGTGAGAAAATTATCCATCTCAGACGGTCGGGAGCTCAGATGAACCTCCTCTCCACCACTCGGGACTGTGCGCCATGTGGCGAACTCAACCGAAAAGTTGATTATGCGGTTTTCGGTCCTGCGAGATATGCTGTTTCGTTCTTTCGAAGCGAATTTCGTTCCGTTTgactgaattaaaaaaaaaaacactcagaGAACGGTTCACTCAATGCCagtaatatcaatcaaatcagAGCATCAGGATAAAAGCTCTCTGATTTATGTTTACATTACGGTTTCTTACAAATATCTGTCAGAGAATTTACATGAACATTTTAATCGCATCCGAGGAAGCTACTTCCTGAGGAAGATGACTGGCATTTTACTTTCCTCTCGGATCGAGCTAAGGAGTGAAAAAAAGGTTTCCAATTTCACTGCTGATTTGCTTCAGAGACCAATGCAAAAGATGTTTGTTCATCGATTAGACAAATGGTCAGTAACCGGGATGTGAGAGGTTAAAAAGTGAATACAACCCAGAAGGATGTCGATGTTGTTAAGCAAATTGATGTAATCTAATTGTACCACAATTAATTCCATTCGTTAAATTCAATAAATTCTCCAATCAGCCAATGATTTGAAATTTATATTTCCATTTAGGAAATGGGTTTCTGTTGCATAAGAAGTTGTGTGATAACACATTCATTCACTTTATCAATTTACTTTACCATGGTCGGTATAATCCATTATGCATTCTCACAAGCTACAGATAATTTAGCACACTGTTAGTTTGCATAAATTCGCCCACTCCTTCTTTTGAGTGTTATTTGAGTTAGTGCAACACCAGTCAGCCACTCGCGATAAACAAAATGCTAGTCATCATAATATCGATCAAGCCAAGCGAGCGATCgataaataaacataaacacaCCACATCAACAATCATCCAgactataaacataaacatcatGCCACCCAGATCGTTCCCACCAAATATGCTGAATTAGAATAAGATTAAATATTGTAAACCTGTTACAAGAACCACTGATAAGTGAAGCCATCCATGGACCCCCCGCGTACCCTATGAATCGTAGCCATTGCGTAAATACCATCGTAGCCATTGCGATAGACGAATTGCAGCGAATTGAATCGTTTAAATCAGTATCCTACATAAAatcagttatagttatagtacaGAAAAGATAAAAGGCACTGAAAATGTaagtgaaaatgaaataaaggaaTGAGAATAaactaataaataaatttacagcTTTGAAGCTGATCAAGCTACAAAACGGTGTCTTTTGATTCGTACGTAATCGAACAAAACTTCAAAGATTTTCATTCACCGCAGTAAGGGAGAAAATCTGCCATATCCTCTATTACAATGGAGAACGTATCTGGAAATGATGGTCGTTGTTGTGGCAAATGCGATCGTCCGGAATCCGCGGATAATATGGTTTGTTGTGATGAATGCGATGTTTGGGTTCATTTTGGTTGCGCTGGTGTTGGAGATTCGATTGCAGAACCCGGTCGTGTTTGGAAGTGCGATCAGTGCAGAAAAGATGTACCTACCGAACAATCGGTACACTTGAGCCAAGGTTCGGCAGCCCTAAGTAGACGATCACAGCGTCTGCATTTGAGTTTACAGTTACTCGAAGAACAGCGGGAAATGAAGAAGAAGCAAGCTGTAGAAGAGGAGGAGTATTTGAAGAAGAAATATGATCTCTTGATCCAGATAGAAGAAAATGATAATGTGAGTACCAGAAGAAGCGAAGTAAGTGCTAAATCTAGACGTGAAAGAGTAGAAGGTTGGATTAATAAAGGAAACACGACAGCGGAAGGCGCCAGATCGGTTAGAACTCAGTCGAATAATCTAGCCTCGACTCAGTTAGGTGCTAGTGGAGAGGAAGCAAACATAGCTTTGGAGACACAGTCAGTCCCGAAGAGTCTAGCACCGCTTCCACAAAGTTCATCCACCCCAAAGACGTCGGCTCCTACACTAGGAACAGCATCAGCTATTGTCACCGAATCACCTCGACAAACTTTCGTCACCAGCGAAATTGGAAAATCAGCGCCAGTTGACCAAATGTTCCGGGATGTGAATACCCCCGCCATAGTTGTAAAGGCTGCCCTACCATCTACCGCGACGATTACGTTTTCATCAGACCAGTTGATTCAGTCATCGCGCCAAAATATATCCTCCGCTCAGCAGATGAAACCGCTTCAAAATGCCACCGTATATGATGAAAGTTCTTCGCGTCCAGCACCTTTGATGTCGACGTATTATGTCCCAACGAGAAACATTTGCGAAATGACCAATTCGAACATTCGTTCCACGCGTGATATGAGAAACGCATTCAGTCAATATAATTCATCGACATCGCAGTCGCGAACATTCTGCCCAAACCAGCCTCCGTATGTGCAGTCAATAGCGAACGAAGTAAGACCTGGCTGGCCGGTTCATACGATTCAACAAGGGCCAACCAACTCGCAACTGGCAGCGCGGCAAGTATTGTCTCGGGAGTTACCGATCTTCTCTGGTGATCCAGAAGATTGGCCCATGTTTTACAGCTCCTTCAAAAATACAACCGAAGTGTGTGGCTACAGCGATGCAGAGAATCTTGCCCGACTTCAACGGTGCTTACGAGGACATGCTCTGGAAACTGTGAAGAGGCGACTTCTTCTACCAGCTTCTGTTCCAAATGTAATGGAAACCCTGCACAAATTGTACGGCCGTCCGGAAATTTTAATCAACTCCTTGTTGAAGAAGCTTAGAAGCGTTGCTCCGCCGAAGGCGGAAAGTCTCGGTACAATAATCACCTATGGACTGGCAGTCCAGAATTTAGTGGATCACTTAATAATTGCTGGGCAGCATGCACATCTTTGGAATCCTATGTTACTCCAAGAGATGGTGGAGAAACTACCCGCTTCCATCAAAATCCAGTGGGGTTGGTTCAAGCAGACACGAGAGAATGTCAACCTGGCGACGTTCAATGAATTTATGGCAGGCCTAGTGAATCTAGCGTCTGATCTAACGCTGAACGTAGAATATACTCCGAATTCAACGAAATCATCGAAAACAGAGAAAGCGAAACAGAAAGAAAGTTTGTTTGTCCATTCTCAAGAATCATCCGACGTGAACGAAAAATCCGAGTCGATAATAAAAGTATGCTCGTATTGCGACAGTCCCAGTCACCGTATTCTCGATTGCCTCGATTTTCAAAAGTTAGATATCGATGGGCGATGGAAAGCAGTCCGTCTGAGGAATCTCTGTCGCACTTGTTTAATACCACACCGAAAATGGCCCTGTCGGTCGAAGAAGGAGTGTGGACAAGATGGATGTCGTATCCACCACCATCCATTGTTGCACAGTGTTTCGAAAGTATCAAGTGATCCCGTAGCATCGACCAGCTATGATCGAACGGTTTATCAGAATCACCATTCGAACCATTCATTTTCTTTCTTTCGATATGTTCCGGTGACCATAGTTGGAAACGGGAAGCAAACTGACATTTTCGCATTTCTGGACGAAGGTTCCAGTTCGACACTTCTAGAAGCAGAAGTAGCTGACCGCTTGGGAATTAAGGGTCCGATGAATCCATTGATATTAGCATGGACAAGTAAAATAACACGCGAGGAGAAAAGTTCGCGTAGTATTAGCCTCACTATTTCTGGAAAGGGACTGACGAAAAAGTACGCAATCGAGAACGTTCAAACAGTGCATAAGATGGAACTTCCAAAGCAGTCGATGTGCTATGAGGAATTAGCAGAACAGTTTCCATATCTTAGAGGTCTGCCAGTTAAAAGTTATACTAACGTGGCTCCACAGATGATTATCGGATTAGAACATGTAAGACTATTAACTTCGTTGAAGCTGCGCGAGGGAAACAGTTGCGGTCCAATAGCTGTTAAAACAAGGCTGGGTTGGTGTGCGTTCGGGAGACAAGCTGGAGCAGGAAAAATGGTAGAAAGGGTGAACCTTCATTATAGCATCAGCAATCAACGTCTTCACAATCtcatgaaacatttttttctggtaGAGGAGAGCACGGTGACTAGTAAGCCAGAGGCAGAGGCTGACAAACAAGCAATTGAAATTCTCAATCGAACCGTTAAACGAAAGGGAAATTATTTCGAGTCTGGATTACTCTGGAAATACGAGAACCCAGTGTTTCCCAACAGTTTACCGTTGGCGCAGAAAAGGTTGGCGAGTTTCGAAAAGCGATTGACACGTAATCCTGTATTGAGAGATATGGTGAAACAGCAGCTCGAGCAATATCAACAGAAAGGCTATGCACACAAAGCATCGAAAGGCGAATTGGAGAATACGGATGAACGAAGAGTATGGTATCTACCATTGGGAGTAGTCACGAATCCGAATAAACCTAACAAGATACGTCTAGTATGGGATGCTGCAGCGAGAGTGAATGGAGTATCGTTCAATGATATGCTCCTGAAAGGGCCGGACCTACTAAATTCTTTACCGGTAGTGTTGACCCGCTTCAGACAAAAAACATCGCAGTGAGTGGGGACATACGTGAGATGTTCCACCAGATACGAATACGGGAGGAAGACAAACAGTCTCAGAGATTCCTCTGGAGGGATAATCCTGCAGATCCGGCGCAGATATTCATTATGGACGTTGCGACTTTCGGAGCGACGTGTTCTCCTTGTATAGCACAATTTGTCAAAAACGAAAACGCGAGGGCATATATAGAATCGTATCCAAGAGCAGTACAAGGAATAATCGAGAATCATTATGTCGATGATTTTCTCGATAGCACCGACACAATACAGGAAGCAATTCAGCTGGTTCAAGAAGTGAAGAACATTCACGCAGCAGCAGGGTTCGAAATTGGCAAATTCCTTTCCAATTCGCCAGAAGTACTGAACGCATTGAGCGAATCGCAACGAGGTTCGAGCAAATGTATGAACCTGGATAAGCAGGTGGATACAGAGCGGGTTCTTGGACTGACGTGGGTGCCATCTTCAGACGTATTTACATTCGACACAGCAACGAAATCGCATATCAGAAATTTAATTGAGAACCGAAGTATTCCTACGAAGAGACAAGTGTTGCGAACTGTTATGACGCTTTTTGATCCTCTTGGGTTCATTGCACATTTCGTCGTCCACGGGAAGGTGCTCATGCAGGATATATGGAGATCGGGGACCGATTGGGATGTACCAATAGACGATCGACTGCAAGACCGATGGCTCCGCTGGAGTGAACTCATAGAGCATCTTGAGAATGTTAAAGTGCCTCGATGCTTCTTCCGGAAGACAAACTTTCGCCCTACGGATAATATACAGCTTCATATCTTCGTTGACGCGAGTGAAATCGCGTACGCATGTGTCGGATATCTCCGATTTGACGATGGGGTCAGGCGGCAGTGTACATTGGTTGCTGCGAAAACAAAAGTCGCACCATTGAAAGCTTTATCGATTCCGCGTTTGGAACTCCAAGCGGCCATGATTGGGGCAAGGTTAGCTCAAGCAATTAGTCAATCTCTGACTGTAACCGTCAATCAGCGGTTTCTTTGGTCGGACTCATCAACAGTGCTCGCATGGTTGCGCTCGGATAGTCGCAAGTATCATCCGTTTGTCGCGTTCCGAATCGGCGAGATACTTTCTATAACCAGCATTGATGAGTGGCGACACGTACCATCAAAAATAAATGTGGCAGATGATGCGACGAAATGGGGAGACGGTCCTAGTTTTAAACCCGAGGATCGTTGGTTTTCCGGGCCAGATTTCTTGTTCGAGCCAGAATACCGTTGGCCGTCTAATGCGAAAGAAAGTACCACTACACATGAAGAGTTACGGGCAGTATATGTACATCACAACAAATTCTCTTCGCCGCTAATAGATGTATCCCGTTTTTCAAATTGGAACCGTATGCTGCGAGCGACAGCATACGTGCATCGTGCCGTGAATATTATGCTGAAGCGTGTCTCAAAGGctgaaaactttactttactgAGCGGAGATTTGCAACGAGCCGAAGTGACACTATGGCGACAAGTACAGACGCAAGTGTATAGCGACGAAGTAGTAGAACTAAATGTTGGAGCCAACCATACAGTGAATAAATCCAGTCCGTTATACAAGCTGTCGCCGTTTCTGGATGAACTGGGTATTATCAGGATGGGTAGCCGAATCGGGGCGGCTCCTCAAGCCCCGTATGCAGCTAAGTACCCTATCATATTACCTAAGGATCATCTAATCACGTTCCTCCTTACGGACAGTTTTCACCGACGATTTCTTCACGCGAACGGTGAAACCGTGTTCAACGAAATGAGACAactattttacatttcaaatcttCGCTCGCTTATCCGGCGGGTTACTAAAGAATGTCAACTCTGCAAGGTAAAGAAGGCGCAACCTATGCCCCCGATGATGGCACCGCTCCCGAAAATTCGTCTGACTCCATTTATTAGACCTTTTACCTACGTGGGAGTGGACTACTTTGGACCATTAGAGGTGAAAGTAGGCCGTAGCATAGTGAAAAGATGGGCAGTGCTATTTACCTGTCTCACCATTCGTGCTGTGCATATGGAGGTCGCACACACTCTTTCCTCGAGGTCTTGCATCATGGCATTTCGCAGATTTATAGCGAGGAGGGGTGCTCCAGCGGAAGTATACACGGACAACGGCACCAATTTTGTTGGAGCCAGCCGTCAGCTGAATGAGGAAATACAGCAGCAAAAAACAATCGCTCACGATTGTGCTACAACATTCACAAATGCTCACACGGCCTGGTTCTTCAATCCACCCGCAGCTCCCCATATGGGAGGTGCCTGGGAACGCATGGTCAGATCCATTAAGACTGCGATGAAGTCAATATCTGAGTGTACTCGCCACCCAAGCGACGAGGTTCTCGAAACCGTTCTACTTGAAGCTGAAGCTATAGTTAATTCTCGCCCACTCACTTATATTCCGTTGGAGACAGCTGATCAAGAAGCCCTCACCCCCAATCACTTCCTTTTGTACGGATCGAGTGGGGTCAAACAACCGCCAACAGTGCTGGGAAACAGTGTAAGCGCTCTACGCGATAGTTGGAAACTCACCCAGTTGATGGTGGATGAATTTTGGCGTAGATGGGTGCGAGAGTATATGCCAATGCTCACCAGACGAACGAAGTGGTTCGAACCAGTGAAGCCGTTGGAACCTGGAGATCTAGTAGTGGTGATGGATCAGAATTCGAGAAATAGTTGGGAACGAGGACGCGTATTATCAATAGTAAGAGGTGCGGGTGGCCAAACTCGACGAGCTACGGTTCAAACGGCAAGAGGAGTGATATCCAGACCGGCAACGAACCTAGCAGTACTTGACGTAGGAAAGGTTCGCGGTATAGAGTCGTCAGTAGCCGCAGGGAGTATCGGAGTGCTTCACGGGCCGGGGGATGTTACAAGAACCACTGATAAGTGAAGCCATCCATGGACCCCCCGCGTACCCTATGAATCGTAGCCATTGCGTAAATACCATCGTAGCCATTGCGATAGACGAATTGCAGCGAATTGAATCGTTTAAATCAGTATCCTACATAAAatcagttatagttatagtacaGAAAAGATAAAAGGCACTGAAAATGTaagtgaaaatgaaataaaggaaTGAGAATAaactaataaataaatttacagcTTTGAAGCTGATCAAGCTACAAAACGGTGTCTTTTGATTCGTACGTAATCGAACAAAACCATTTCATTCAGTATAAAAAGGCAGGGATAATCAATGTGAAGAACAGTTCTATGTGATCATTCAAATAGTGAATAAAAAAGGAGCTTCACtccgaaattatttttttacataatttagTCCGAAAGTTATTAACTTTTGTTTGTGGGGGAACTCAGACGGCGTccgtaaatatttattttgcaacaacaaaaaacaaatataagtCGAAGCTGTTACCACTTTCAGCGCAATCAAAACTGGAATGTATTTCTAGATATATtcacaaatatttatttaagaAAATACTCCTCCACTTGCGGCGAAGGATGTCTCGCTGTATCGAATATCATGGAACCATCGCTACCCAAAAACGGATTCGTCTTGACAAACACATATCGACTCCGGACAGAGTGAAGTCGGGTGGATGGGACGCATTTCGGCATATCAAAGTTATCTCATTTTCAAATctgtattttgaaaaataccAGCGAATCCGAGAACATCGTCAGTAGTGATGAAAAatgatagatttttttgattGCACTCTACGCAAATTTTCTGAATGAACGAAAGGAAAACGCTTCACCAGCTTCAGAAGCAGAAGGGCATCAAGAAGCAAGAGTTTTCATCATGGTTTACAAATAAACTGAATCAATATAAATTGAATATTGCTATAGGAAATAAACAAtgaagtcagtttcaaaattctACTTTTTGTGTACCAGCTACAGGAACGACCCGAGAAGCGCAGGGTTCACTATACATTGTTGCATGATATTTGAAGTACATGTGctaataaaaaacgaaaaatgacTGCCGGCGAGATTTTATAGCTTGAATTGGGGGGTGAGTAATCATAAAATATTCACCGGCAATCATAAAGTGTTAGATTTAAAAGCTTTTACGAACTTCCCGTTCGTTGTAATACCACTATTGAGGATGGTTTTTGTTATGTTCCCTCAGTCCAGCTACAATGTTTAAATTTAATACTAAAATTTCACCGGGGTTAAATTGATCAAATGTAATaatgaaaacaaactgaaatttttgaagGTTTTATTCAATAACTGAACAATAACAGAACaacattttcgtttccatttttgaACATGGTAAAGAGACATCTTTTCGACACATCAATAACCATTAAAACgggtgaaaaataacattttttcaaaaatcacgatgagTTTTTTCTTAACCAGACAACCATTGTTGCGGCTCAGTTTTCTCGGCTGAACTGAATTGGAAAAATACAC
The Toxorhynchites rutilus septentrionalis strain SRP chromosome 2, ASM2978413v1, whole genome shotgun sequence genome window above contains:
- the LOC129771880 gene encoding uncharacterized protein LOC129771880 — protein: MFHQIRIREEDKQSQRFLWRDNPADPAQIFIMDVATFGATCSPCIAQFVKNENARAYIESYPRAVQGIIENHYVDDFLDSTDTIQEAIQLVQEVKNIHAAAGFEIGKFLSNSPEVLNALSESQRGSSKCMNLDKQVDTERVLGLTWVPSSDVFTFDTATKSHIRNLIENRSIPTKRQVLRTVMTLFDPLGFIAHFVVHGKVLMQDIWRSGTDWDVPIDDRLQDRWLRWSELIEHLENVKVPRCFFRKTNFRPTDNIQLHIFVDASEIAYACVGYLRFDDGVRRQCTLVAAKTKVAPLKALSIPRLELQAAMIGARLAQAISQSLTVTVNQRFLWSDSSTVLAWLRSDSRKYHPFVAFRIGEILSITSIDEWRHVPSKINVADDATKWGDGPSFKPEDRWFSGPDFLFEPEYRWPSNAKESTTTHEELRAVYVHHNKFSSPLIDVSRFSNWNRMLRATAYVHRAVNIMLKRVSKAENFTLLSGDLQRAEVTLWRQVQTQVYSDEVVELNVGANHTVNKSSPLYKLSPFLDELGIIRMGSRIGAAPQAPYAAKYPIILPKDHLITFLLTDSFHRRFLHANGETVFNEMRQLFYISNLRSLIRRVTKECQLCKVKKAQPMPPMMAPLPKIRLTPFIRPFTYVGVDYFGPLEVKVGRSIVKRWAVLFTCLTIRAVHMEVAHTLSSRSCIMAFRRFIARRGAPAEVYTDNGTNFVGASRQLNEEIQQQKTIAHDCATTFTNAHTAWFFNPPAAPHMGGAWERMVRSIKTAMKSISECTRHPSDEVLETVLLEAEAIVNSRPLTYIPLETADQEALTPNHFLLYGSSGVKQPPTVLGNSVSALRDSWKLTQLMVDEFWRRWVREYMPMLTRRTKWFEPVKPLEPGDLVVVMDQNSRNSWERGRVLSIVRGAGGQTRRATVQTARGVISRPATNLAVLDVGKVRGIESSVAAGSIGVLHGPGDVTRTTDK
- the LOC129771856 gene encoding uncharacterized protein LOC129771856, which translates into the protein MENVSGNDGRCCGKCDRPESADNMVCCDECDVWVHFGCAGVGDSIAEPGRVWKCDQCRKDVPTEQSVHLSQGSAALSRRSQRLHLSLQLLEEQREMKKKQAVEEEEYLKKKYDLLIQIEENDNVSTRRSEVSAKSRRERVEGWINKGNTTAEGARSVRTQSNNLASTQLGASGEEANIALETQSVPKSLAPLPQSSSTPKTSAPTLGTASAIVTESPRQTFVTSEIGKSAPVDQMFRDVNTPAIVVKAALPSTATITFSSDQLIQSSRQNISSAQQMKPLQNATVYDESSSRPAPLMSTYYVPTRNICEMTNSNIRSTRDMRNAFSQYNSSTSQSRTFCPNQPPYVQSIANEVRPGWPVHTIQQGPTNSQLAARQVLSRELPIFSGDPEDWPMFYSSFKNTTEVCGYSDAENLARLQRCLRGHALETVKRRLLLPASVPNVMETLHKLYGRPEILINSLLKKLRSVAPPKAESLGTIITYGLAVQNLVDHLIIAGQHAHLWNPMLLQEMVEKLPASIKIQWGWFKQTRENVNLATFNEFMAGLVNLASDLTLNVEYTPNSTKSSKTEKAKQKESLFVHSQESSDVNEKSESIIKVCSYCDSPSHRILDCLDFQKLDIDGRWKAVRLRNLCRTCLIPHRKWPCRSKKECGQDGCRIHHHPLLHSVSKVSSDPVASTSYDRTVYQNHHSNHSFSFFRYVPVTIVGNGKQTDIFAFLDEGSSSTLLEAEVADRLGIKGPMNPLILAWTSKITREEKSSRSISLTISGKGLTKKYAIENVQTVHKMELPKQSMCYEELAEQFPYLRGLPVKSYTNVAPQMIIGLEHVRLLTSLKLREGNSCGPIAVKTRLGWCAFGRQAGAGKMVERVNLHYSISNQRLHNLMKHFFLVEESTVTSKPEAEADKQAIEILNRTVKRKGNYFESGLLWKYENPVFPNSLPLAQKRLASFEKRLTRNPVLRDMVKQQLEQYQQKGYAHKASKGELENTDERRVWYLPLGVVTNPNKPNKIRLVWDAAARVNGVSFNDMLLKGPDLLNSLPVVLTRFRQKTSQ